In a genomic window of Ipomoea triloba cultivar NCNSP0323 chromosome 3, ASM357664v1:
- the LOC116014491 gene encoding ethylene-responsive transcription factor ERF060-like, protein MAAAIDVYSSSSPVFADPFSEELMLALQPFMNYASSSPPSPPSSSFSSSYYSPEPNVFPGLIPIPFANRTFSDGFVSVGFGQSGPIGLNQLSQSQILEIQTQIELQHKQQEEEALAALLSSSSSPVFTLFQNQEKSLLGTKPVPMKQAQKPGKLYRGVRQRHWGKWVAEIRLPKNRTRLWLGTFDTAEEAAMAHDKAAYKLRGENARLNFPHFRSILSHSVEGFKPLHSSVVAKLEAICQSLTDNNNNNIDNSKSNKQQRNSEEPCFAADNVKTESSSGVGAATSPESEITLLEWENIILDKYPSGEIDWAAL, encoded by the coding sequence ATGGCAGCAGCTATAGATGTATACAGTAGCAGCAGTCCTGTATTTGCAGATCCCTTTAGTGAAGAACTCATGCTAGCACTTCAGCCTTTTATGAATTatgcttcttcttctcctccttcaccaccttcttcttctttttcttcttcttattactcTCCTGAGCCCAATGTGTTTCCTGGTTTGATTCCAATTCCTTTCGCAAACCGAACGTTTTCGGATGGGTTTGTGAGTGTGGGATTTGGACAATCAGGTCCGATTGGGCTGAACCAACTTTCTCAATCTCAGATTCTTGAAATCCAAACTCAGATTGAACTCCAACATAAACAGCAGGAAGAAGAGGCTTTAGCTGCTCtgttatcttcttcttcttcccctgtTTTTACTCTGTTTCAGAATCAGGAGAAATCCCTCCTGGGCACGAAACCAGTCCCGATGAAGCAAGCCCAGAAGCCCGGGAAGCTTTACAGGGGGGTGAGACAGCGGCATTGGGGGAAATGGGTAGCCGAAATCCGGCTGCCGAAAAACAGAACCAGGCTGTGGCTGGGAACCTTCGACACGGCGGAAGAAGCCGCCATGGCTCACGACAAGGCGGCTTACAAGCTGAGAGGAGAGAATGCGAGGCTGAATTTCCCACACTTTCGGAGCATTCTCAGCCACAGCGTCGAAGGGTTCAAGCCGCTTCACTCCTCCGTCGTCGCAAAGCTGGAAGCCATTTGCCAGAGCTTgactgataataataataataatattgacaaCTCCAAGTCCAATAAACAACAGAGGAATTCCGAGGAGCCCTGTTTTGCTGCCGACAACGTTAAAACGGAGTCCTCGTCCGGTGTCGGAGCGGCAACTTCGCCGGAATCTGAGATCACGTTGTTGGAGTGGGAGAATATCATCCTGGACAAGTATCCGTCAGGGGAGATTGATTGGGCAGCCCTGTGA